Proteins from a genomic interval of Ignavibacteria bacterium:
- a CDS encoding HAD-IB family phosphatase yields MSDHTFKIFCDFDGTIAVNDIGNHFYRFFGDSIICDEAVEKWEKGIISSIECLSTECSTIKDLTIEKAHKFIDEQKIDNTFLPFVEFCRESDIEITVLSDGLDLYKERLFKNHGINVKYFSNSIDIKSDGTAEMIYPYIDSECKKCANCKRNHVLNQSGDDEITIYIGDGLSDACPIEFCDYIFAKNQLLLHCEKNRISFSPFKNFDDVREAIEKLLTKKRIKKRHQAELKRREIYMMEP; encoded by the coding sequence ATGAGTGATCACACTTTCAAAATATTTTGCGACTTTGATGGAACAATCGCAGTGAATGACATCGGAAATCATTTCTATAGATTTTTCGGCGATTCAATAATCTGCGACGAAGCTGTTGAAAAGTGGGAAAAAGGGATTATCTCATCAATCGAATGTCTCTCAACTGAATGTTCTACAATTAAGGATTTGACAATTGAAAAAGCTCACAAATTTATTGACGAACAGAAAATCGACAACACTTTTCTTCCCTTTGTTGAGTTTTGCAGAGAGAGTGATATTGAGATTACAGTCTTGAGCGATGGTCTCGATCTTTATAAAGAAAGATTATTTAAGAACCATGGGATAAACGTAAAATATTTTTCGAACTCGATTGATATAAAATCTGATGGAACTGCCGAAATGATCTATCCTTACATTGATTCAGAATGTAAGAAATGCGCCAACTGCAAACGAAATCATGTTTTGAATCAAAGCGGTGATGATGAAATCACTATATACATCGGCGATGGTTTATCCGATGCGTGTCCAATTGAATTCTGCGATTATATTTTCGCAAAGAATCAACTTTTACTCCACTGTGAGAAAAATAGAATTTCTTTTTCTCCTTTTAAGAATTTTGATGATGTCAGAGAAGCAATTGAAAAACTTTTGACTAAGAAGCGAATTAAGAAAAGACATCAAGCCGAACTCAAGCGCCGTGAAATATATATGATGGAACCATAA
- a CDS encoding isoprenylcysteine carboxylmethyltransferase family protein → MNIGEFLFKYRSYTPIPFLIIMLLYCKPNIISLITGFVLVLLGEYIRIWSNSWTGSETRTTDGVGGTYLVISGPYAFVRNPLYIGNIIIYFGLSVMSNALFPYLQVFGVILFAAQYYFIIKEEENFLSSKFGDAFQSYLHNVNRFIPKLKKYSSGNTEQPPYSFKKGFNSEIRSMQAWGIVALALILIWFIRRY, encoded by the coding sequence ATGAACATCGGAGAATTTTTATTCAAATATAGAAGCTACACTCCAATTCCATTTTTGATAATTATGCTTCTCTACTGCAAACCGAATATAATTAGTTTGATTACAGGTTTTGTATTAGTTCTGTTAGGAGAATACATAAGAATTTGGTCTAACTCATGGACTGGTTCCGAGACGAGAACAACAGATGGAGTAGGTGGAACATATTTAGTAATTAGTGGTCCCTATGCTTTTGTACGAAATCCCTTATACATTGGAAACATCATAATTTATTTTGGATTGAGTGTTATGTCAAATGCACTCTTCCCCTATCTTCAAGTGTTTGGCGTAATTTTATTTGCGGCTCAATATTATTTTATAATTAAGGAAGAGGAAAATTTTCTCTCTTCCAAATTTGGTGACGCTTTTCAAAGTTATTTGCATAATGTAAATCGGTTCATTCCAAAGCTTAAAAAATATTCGAGCGGAAATACTGAACAGCCGCCATATAGTTTTAAGAAAGGATTCAATTCCGAAATCCGATCGATGCAGGCTTGGGGAATTGTTGCACTTGCGCTTATTTTAATTTGGTTTATTAGAAGGTATTAG